In Arcanobacterium wilhelmae, the following are encoded in one genomic region:
- the pntB gene encoding Re/Si-specific NAD(P)(+) transhydrogenase subunit beta → MNTYAILGTVISIQTLAYIVAALLFILALAGLSKQTTAENGNRFGIAGMAAALIATVVVVLTASGELMGSRHLVAVLVLLVVAIGVGGAFGIYKARKVEMTGMPELIALLHSFVGFAAVLVGFNSFLLTPGSDSPENAFHMGEVGLAVFIGAVTFTGSIVAYLKLSAKIKGAPLTLPGRNWLNLGAIVVSLLLIVWFAYTRSVAMGLIPLLLLTVVSLALGAHLVAAIGGGDMPVVVSMLNSYSGWAAAMAGFTLGNDLLIITGALVGSSGAYLSYIMCKAMNRSFISVILGGFGSDGATTGESKDYGSHTEISPEDVAELLKGAKRVVITPGYGMAVAQAQYPVATLTEKLRAQGVDVTFGIHPVAGRLPGHMNVLLAEAKVPYDIVLEMDEINDDFADVDVVLVIGANDTVNPAAQEPGSPIAGMPVLKVWEAKRVIVSKRSMGNAGYAGVQNPLFFNENTDMMLGDAKDSVERIVAAL, encoded by the coding sequence ATGAATACTTACGCAATTCTTGGGACTGTTATCTCGATCCAGACGCTCGCGTATATCGTCGCAGCGCTGTTGTTTATCCTCGCACTTGCAGGGCTGTCAAAGCAGACCACCGCTGAGAACGGCAACCGATTCGGTATCGCGGGTATGGCCGCAGCGCTGATTGCGACCGTGGTTGTTGTGCTCACTGCTTCTGGTGAGTTGATGGGAAGCCGGCATCTTGTTGCCGTGCTTGTCCTTCTGGTGGTCGCGATCGGAGTGGGCGGCGCTTTTGGGATCTACAAGGCCCGAAAAGTCGAAATGACAGGCATGCCGGAGCTTATCGCACTGTTGCACTCCTTCGTCGGTTTTGCCGCCGTGCTCGTGGGCTTTAACTCTTTCCTTCTCACGCCGGGTAGCGATAGCCCCGAGAACGCTTTCCATATGGGAGAAGTTGGCCTCGCTGTTTTTATCGGCGCTGTCACATTCACCGGTTCGATCGTCGCCTACTTGAAGCTGAGCGCCAAGATCAAGGGAGCGCCGCTCACACTCCCGGGCCGCAACTGGCTCAACCTCGGCGCTATCGTGGTCTCGCTCCTGCTGATCGTGTGGTTCGCCTACACACGGTCCGTTGCTATGGGGCTTATTCCGTTACTTCTGCTAACGGTGGTTTCCCTCGCACTTGGAGCACACCTCGTCGCGGCGATCGGTGGTGGCGATATGCCCGTGGTCGTCTCGATGCTGAATTCGTACTCGGGCTGGGCGGCTGCGATGGCAGGCTTCACGCTCGGTAACGATCTTCTGATCATCACCGGTGCGCTCGTCGGTTCCTCTGGTGCTTACCTGAGCTACATCATGTGTAAGGCGATGAACCGGTCGTTCATTTCGGTGATTCTCGGTGGTTTCGGGTCCGACGGCGCCACCACTGGCGAGTCGAAGGATTACGGATCGCATACCGAGATTTCTCCGGAGGATGTGGCAGAGCTCCTCAAGGGCGCGAAGCGTGTGGTGATTACTCCTGGCTACGGCATGGCTGTGGCGCAGGCACAGTACCCGGTAGCAACGCTCACCGAGAAACTGCGCGCCCAGGGGGTGGATGTCACGTTCGGTATCCACCCTGTTGCGGGGCGCCTGCCTGGTCACATGAACGTCCTTTTGGCTGAGGCAAAGGTTCCTTACGACATCGTTCTCGAGATGGACGAGATCAACGACGACTTCGCTGATGTCGATGTCGTGCTTGTGATCGGTGCAAACGATACTGTGAACCCCGCAGCGCAAGAGCCGGGCTCGCCGATTGCAGGAATGCCAGTTCTCAAGGTGTGGGAGGCGAAGCGAGTGATCGTCTCGAAGCGTTCGATGGGCAACGCCGGCTACGCAGGCGTTCAGAACCCGCTGTTCTTTAACGAGAACACGGATATGATGCTCGGAGACGCCAAGGATTCGGTGGAACGAATCGTGGCCGCGCTCTAA
- the rpsT gene encoding 30S ribosomal protein S20 — translation MANIKSQKKRIKTNEKRRVRNQGYKSELRTLVRKTREAIAAGDAEKAADELKVASRKLDKAVSKGIIHKNQAANRKSKLAKQVAKLGK, via the coding sequence GTGGCAAACATTAAGTCGCAGAAGAAGCGTATCAAGACCAACGAGAAGCGCCGCGTGCGCAACCAGGGCTACAAGTCGGAGTTGCGTACCCTTGTCCGTAAGACCCGCGAGGCTATCGCCGCTGGCGATGCCGAGAAGGCTGCAGACGAGCTGAAGGTTGCTTCGCGTAAGCTTGATAAGGCTGTCTCGAAGGGCATCATCCACAAGAACCAGGCCGCCAACCGCAAGTCGAAGCTTGCAAAGCAGGTTGCCAAGCTCGGCAAGTGA
- a CDS encoding type II toxin-antitoxin system PemK/MazF family toxin yields the protein MAWTDILSSIIRNVGRTLLRRASREVERAVTDSLSGKQRRTTATTHTQASRADRSAGDGIAHSTAQFPGPDEPALVYDVAALGLPAFSYAPEHDGAPDPGEVVWTWIPYEENDGRGKDRPVLVVAQEGPHVIVAQLTSKDHDIDAAQEARWGRQWMDIGSGDWDPKRRPSEVRLDRLLVVHEQTVRREGGRIDSAIFQAVVNKLAQIQ from the coding sequence ATGGCCTGGACCGACATCCTCTCCTCGATAATCCGCAACGTCGGCCGCACTCTGCTTCGCCGGGCAAGCCGGGAAGTGGAGCGCGCCGTCACCGACTCGCTTTCGGGAAAGCAACGCCGAACGACGGCGACAACACACACGCAAGCGTCCCGGGCAGATAGGTCCGCCGGCGACGGGATTGCACACTCAACCGCGCAGTTCCCTGGCCCGGACGAACCAGCGCTCGTCTACGACGTCGCCGCGCTCGGCTTGCCAGCCTTCTCATACGCTCCCGAGCACGACGGCGCTCCGGACCCTGGCGAGGTCGTGTGGACGTGGATCCCCTACGAGGAGAACGACGGACGCGGAAAGGACCGCCCCGTCTTGGTTGTCGCGCAGGAAGGCCCGCACGTGATCGTGGCTCAGCTGACCTCCAAAGATCACGATATCGACGCCGCTCAGGAAGCACGCTGGGGCAGACAGTGGATGGATATCGGCTCTGGAGATTGGGATCCGAAACGCCGACCGAGCGAAGTGCGTCTCGATCGTTTGCTCGTCGTGCACGAGCAAACTGTACGACGCGAGGGTGGGCGCATTGATTCTGCAATCTTCCAGGCTGTAGTGAACAAGCTCGCACAAATCCAGTAG
- a CDS encoding PH domain-containing protein, whose translation MAFPNKLLGRDERVIRHMHEHIKALTGNFAVGIVVIALVIIALVYLPDSLWPWGALAAGITALVLLVIFVGYPFLQWLTTTYTITDRRVITRAGILTKAGHDIPLSRISNVSYERDFVDRLFGCGTLVLETSAGNPLFLTDVPEVEKVNLELTELLFGNASAAADVDPDD comes from the coding sequence ATGGCTTTTCCGAACAAACTCTTGGGGCGCGACGAACGCGTGATCCGCCACATGCATGAGCACATCAAGGCTCTCACAGGAAATTTCGCAGTCGGGATCGTGGTGATCGCCCTCGTCATTATCGCGCTCGTTTATCTTCCTGATTCGCTGTGGCCATGGGGCGCTCTGGCTGCGGGAATCACGGCGCTCGTCCTCCTGGTGATCTTCGTGGGCTACCCGTTCCTCCAGTGGCTCACCACCACGTACACCATCACGGATCGGCGCGTGATCACTCGCGCGGGAATCCTCACCAAGGCAGGGCACGATATTCCGCTTTCGCGCATTTCCAACGTTTCCTACGAGCGCGATTTCGTTGATCGCCTCTTCGGGTGCGGAACGCTCGTTCTGGAAACGTCTGCCGGAAACCCTTTGTTTTTGACGGACGTTCCGGAAGTTGAAAAGGTGAACTTGGAACTGACGGAACTGTTGTTCGGAAACGCTTCCGCCGCGGCCGACGTCGACCCCGACGACTAA
- a CDS encoding glycosyltransferase, which yields MPVNLRLAASAIKTMATEDPAFLALQTSRRLPRKLRDAVARAADATNIPYLAQVGAFLADHPSTLDTPGPFVRSMRVAKGMDPGATATPLQRARYLRAVGKISEAIAALTPNTKLRQRYESERRLLTQPLALDVPVMPAQTDSSQRLDVLHVLVSSAPYTSSGYTVRTSAIIAGQRDAGMNVAGVTRLGYPTIIGSASAPLFSDVDGVRYWRIQPDSYPLGAYERAQMHADYLASLVAKLRPRALHATTDYTNAEVARAVAEAFGIPWVYEMRGQREKSWVASLPESERDGAAHSELFHLIQEKEAELAKSASAVVVLSKVQLDDLVARGVDAEKITIIPNAYSPADVTPLTPTQARDRLGLTQAFTVGTLTSIVDYEGLDTLVEAIGILRAEGRNVRGVIAGDGVSRAKVTGLRDTLGLEEAITMPGRVSRSDSHTWYQALDLFAVPRRRTLVTETITPIKPVEAMSNGTPVVISDLAPLREMVTDAGAGIAFEPGNAQAMADAIRSLMDSPTAYAAASAAAKSEAARRTWPANTRAYGRLYSQLFTSEGGRS from the coding sequence GTGCCCGTTAATCTCCGACTCGCCGCCTCCGCCATCAAAACGATGGCCACTGAAGATCCCGCATTCCTCGCACTTCAGACGAGCCGCCGCCTGCCACGTAAGCTCCGCGACGCCGTCGCGCGGGCCGCCGACGCAACGAATATTCCCTACCTCGCGCAGGTTGGTGCCTTCCTCGCCGACCACCCATCCACACTGGACACGCCCGGGCCTTTCGTGCGCTCCATGCGCGTGGCGAAAGGTATGGACCCCGGCGCCACAGCGACCCCGCTCCAACGCGCACGTTACCTTCGGGCAGTCGGGAAGATCAGCGAGGCAATTGCTGCGCTCACGCCAAACACGAAGCTTCGCCAACGCTACGAAAGCGAACGCCGTCTACTCACCCAGCCGCTCGCACTCGACGTTCCGGTGATGCCAGCACAAACCGATAGCTCTCAGCGCCTCGATGTGCTCCACGTCCTCGTCTCCTCCGCCCCCTACACTTCCTCTGGCTACACTGTTCGAACCAGTGCCATCATCGCCGGCCAGCGTGACGCAGGCATGAACGTCGCCGGGGTGACACGCCTGGGCTATCCCACGATCATCGGCTCAGCGAGCGCTCCCCTCTTTTCCGATGTCGACGGCGTGCGCTACTGGCGTATCCAGCCCGATTCTTACCCACTCGGCGCCTACGAGCGGGCCCAGATGCACGCCGACTACTTGGCGTCGCTCGTTGCGAAGCTCCGCCCACGCGCGTTGCACGCCACCACCGACTACACCAACGCAGAGGTTGCGCGCGCGGTCGCGGAGGCTTTCGGGATTCCGTGGGTGTACGAAATGCGCGGGCAACGCGAAAAATCGTGGGTGGCGTCGCTGCCCGAATCCGAACGCGACGGTGCGGCACACTCCGAACTGTTCCATCTCATCCAAGAAAAAGAGGCCGAACTCGCCAAATCCGCCTCCGCCGTCGTTGTCTTGTCGAAAGTGCAACTCGACGACCTCGTGGCACGCGGCGTGGACGCCGAGAAAATCACAATCATTCCCAACGCCTACTCACCCGCGGATGTCACGCCGCTCACTCCCACTCAGGCACGCGATCGACTCGGTCTGACGCAAGCATTCACGGTTGGCACCCTCACATCGATTGTCGACTACGAAGGGCTCGACACGCTCGTGGAGGCCATCGGCATCCTGCGAGCCGAGGGACGCAACGTGCGCGGTGTCATCGCCGGCGACGGCGTATCGCGAGCAAAAGTCACCGGGCTACGGGACACGCTCGGGCTCGAGGAAGCGATCACAATGCCCGGCCGCGTCAGCCGGAGCGACTCCCACACCTGGTACCAGGCGCTTGATCTGTTCGCCGTTCCACGGCGCCGCACCCTCGTCACCGAAACCATTACGCCGATTAAACCTGTCGAAGCAATGTCGAACGGCACTCCCGTGGTGATCTCCGACCTTGCACCGCTACGCGAAATGGTCACCGATGCCGGTGCCGGAATCGCGTTCGAACCTGGCAATGCGCAGGCGATGGCGGATGCGATCCGTTCCCTGATGGACTCCCCTACCGCGTACGCAGCCGCCTCCGCGGCGGCGAAATCTGAAGCTGCGCGGCGCACGTGGCCCGCAAACACTCGCGCATACGGTAGGCTCTACAGCCAACTATTCACCAGCGAAGGAGGGCGCTCATGA
- a CDS encoding glycosyltransferase family 4 protein: MHVLFVAQQWAPEKGVPQRRGRWMVDQLTNAGHTVSIVAPPPHYPTGTLLSTAREDQAGAVTRLGPREVLYRAQFRPHTQAIPSRIVDQATVSGTSVRTALRSARDRRPDVVIATAPPLPTAFTAYTVAKRLGVPFVLDLRDAWPELVDYVASADGGEPSLARRAFATALHAAGRAFGTVVAHADLVLTTSRWHARQLAERGINARPLTNLLLLDLQSAPMLPATEPHSELRVLYTGTLGRAQGLENAIEAVRLAKNAGTDVHLRLVGTGAHEQRLRAVASDDVEFTRRVDRSEIPAHLAWCDTVLVHLKDWPPLTTTIPSKLFEAINSGRFVSAALAGEGAQLLERSGVGQAVAPMDAQALADLWISLASSPSRLDVGNTGHTFLTEELAQEQPSATFVTALEECARAR, encoded by the coding sequence ATGCACGTTCTGTTCGTCGCCCAACAGTGGGCTCCCGAAAAGGGCGTGCCACAGCGCCGCGGGCGCTGGATGGTCGACCAGCTCACGAATGCCGGCCACACTGTGTCCATCGTCGCGCCTCCCCCGCACTATCCCACCGGCACGCTCCTGTCCACTGCCCGGGAAGACCAAGCCGGAGCCGTCACTCGGCTAGGCCCACGCGAAGTTCTCTACAGGGCACAATTCCGCCCACACACTCAAGCGATTCCTTCGCGAATTGTCGATCAGGCAACAGTCTCCGGCACGTCAGTGCGCACTGCCCTGCGTTCGGCACGCGATCGGCGCCCCGACGTCGTCATCGCGACCGCGCCCCCACTCCCTACAGCCTTTACCGCATATACGGTGGCAAAGCGGCTCGGTGTGCCGTTTGTGTTGGACCTGCGCGATGCCTGGCCAGAACTCGTCGACTACGTCGCCTCCGCCGACGGCGGCGAACCGTCGCTTGCAAGGCGCGCCTTCGCAACCGCGCTCCACGCCGCAGGCCGAGCCTTCGGAACCGTCGTCGCACATGCGGACCTCGTCCTGACCACCTCGCGCTGGCATGCGCGCCAACTCGCTGAACGCGGGATCAACGCCCGCCCGCTGACCAACCTGCTACTCCTCGATCTTCAGTCCGCCCCCATGCTACCCGCCACCGAACCCCACAGCGAGTTGCGCGTGCTCTACACAGGAACGCTCGGGCGCGCCCAGGGCCTCGAGAACGCGATCGAGGCAGTGCGCCTCGCAAAGAATGCGGGCACTGACGTGCACCTACGCCTCGTCGGCACCGGAGCTCACGAGCAGCGCCTTCGCGCCGTCGCCTCCGACGACGTCGAATTCACCCGGCGCGTCGACCGATCCGAGATTCCCGCCCACCTCGCCTGGTGCGATACCGTTCTCGTCCATTTGAAAGACTGGCCACCACTGACAACCACCATCCCGTCCAAACTGTTTGAAGCGATCAATTCTGGCCGGTTTGTGAGCGCGGCGCTCGCAGGAGAAGGCGCACAGTTACTCGAACGCTCCGGCGTCGGGCAAGCCGTAGCGCCCATGGACGCGCAGGCGCTCGCTGATCTCTGGATCTCTCTTGCCAGCTCCCCCAGCCGGCTCGACGTCGGCAACACTGGTCACACGTTCCTCACTGAGGAACTTGCTCAAGAACAACCATCTGCAACCTTCGTCACCGCTCTGGAGGAGTGTGCTCGTGCCCGTTAA
- the wecB gene encoding non-hydrolyzing UDP-N-acetylglucosamine 2-epimerase, with amino-acid sequence MVVYGTRPEGIKVAPLIKALEASPDFTPIVVSTGQHREMLDQVNQLFKITPDVDLEIFAPGQSLNSMAGKIFAGLDPILEQYAPDALVVQGDTSSVTCAALAAFYREIPVVHLEAGLRSGNLFSPFPEEGNRKVVSQIASLHLAPTEESKANLLHDGVVPESIAVTGNTVIDALFHTVEEHVDFSDPTLADALASGRRILLVTSHRRENIGEPMRNTAQALRELARAYPDDLIVFPIHRNPKVRELIAPQIDSEPNVVLLDPLDYPQFTHVIKAAHIVLTDSGGVQEEAPSLGKPVLVLRENTERPEAVDAGTVKLIGTDTDRIVTEVSRLKDNRAAYEAMANAVNPYGDGEASSRCVAAIAALLGIGQRLPDFSPVA; translated from the coding sequence ATGGTGGTGTACGGAACACGCCCTGAGGGCATCAAGGTCGCTCCGCTCATCAAGGCGCTGGAGGCCTCCCCGGATTTCACTCCCATCGTCGTCTCCACCGGTCAACATCGCGAAATGCTCGACCAGGTCAATCAGCTGTTCAAGATCACTCCCGATGTCGATCTCGAAATCTTTGCCCCCGGTCAGTCACTCAACTCGATGGCCGGGAAGATCTTCGCTGGGCTCGATCCGATCCTTGAGCAGTACGCACCCGATGCGCTCGTGGTTCAAGGTGACACCTCGTCCGTCACCTGCGCTGCTCTCGCCGCGTTCTACCGCGAAATCCCTGTCGTACACCTCGAAGCTGGCCTGCGCAGTGGCAACCTCTTCTCACCGTTCCCTGAGGAAGGTAACCGCAAAGTGGTCTCGCAGATCGCCTCACTCCACCTCGCACCCACTGAGGAATCGAAGGCCAACTTGCTTCACGACGGCGTCGTGCCTGAGTCCATCGCCGTCACGGGCAACACTGTGATCGACGCCTTGTTCCACACCGTCGAGGAGCATGTTGATTTTTCCGATCCCACGCTCGCCGATGCCCTCGCCTCTGGCCGAAGGATCCTCCTTGTCACCTCTCACCGGCGCGAAAATATTGGCGAACCGATGCGCAATACAGCGCAGGCGCTTCGCGAACTTGCCCGTGCGTACCCAGATGATCTGATTGTCTTCCCCATCCATCGCAACCCGAAGGTCCGCGAACTCATCGCCCCACAGATCGACAGTGAGCCGAACGTTGTGCTCCTCGATCCCCTCGACTATCCACAGTTCACCCATGTCATCAAAGCCGCCCACATCGTACTCACCGATTCTGGCGGCGTCCAAGAAGAGGCACCCTCCCTCGGTAAGCCCGTCCTTGTTCTGCGCGAAAACACTGAACGCCCGGAAGCTGTGGACGCCGGAACGGTAAAGCTGATCGGCACCGATACCGATCGCATCGTTACGGAGGTGTCCCGCCTCAAGGACAACCGCGCCGCCTACGAGGCTATGGCGAATGCGGTGAACCCATACGGCGACGGCGAGGCTTCTTCCCGTTGCGTCGCCGCAATCGCTGCGCTCCTTGGAATCGGCCAGCGCCTGCCCGATTTTTCCCCGGTGGCCTGA
- the wecC gene encoding UDP-N-acetyl-D-mannosamine dehydrogenase: protein MARKVVVIGLGYIGLPTAVVLAESGWEVTGVDVSDRTIEYVSAGRLPFVEEGLADALKKVVENGSLKVQKETPKGNIFIISVPTPFKGDHELDSGAIDLATDALIPQLEGDELVILESTSPPGTTERMAQRVMDARPDLSVDGSNGRPIVHFAHAPERVLPGRIMIEMRANDRIVGGMTPEATKRAAEVYRSFTEGEVAETDARTAEMSKLTENAFRDVNIAFANELSLIADEQGIDVWELISLANRHPRVNILNPGPGVGGHCIAVDPWFIVSTSPFAKLIKQAREINDGKPDFVMGKLEEAVAQKKAEKGTATIALLGLAFKPNIDDLRESPAMAIAQRVAAEYPEDRVLVVEPFVPEIPAKIANFRNVEYVDAHTAVQQADVVVELVAHDQFKDLKGSIPDSVAVIDTTGLWR, encoded by the coding sequence ATGGCACGCAAAGTTGTGGTGATTGGTTTGGGCTATATTGGCCTGCCCACCGCCGTCGTTCTCGCAGAATCTGGCTGGGAAGTGACGGGTGTTGATGTCTCGGACCGCACGATCGAGTATGTGTCGGCAGGTCGCCTGCCCTTCGTTGAGGAAGGATTGGCTGATGCCCTGAAGAAAGTTGTCGAGAATGGCTCGCTCAAGGTCCAAAAGGAAACTCCAAAAGGCAACATCTTTATCATTTCTGTTCCGACTCCTTTCAAGGGAGATCACGAGCTCGATTCAGGCGCGATCGATTTGGCAACCGATGCTCTCATCCCGCAGCTTGAGGGCGATGAACTGGTGATTCTTGAATCGACTTCTCCTCCGGGAACCACTGAGCGTATGGCGCAGCGAGTAATGGATGCCCGCCCGGATCTGTCGGTTGATGGCTCGAATGGCCGCCCGATCGTGCATTTCGCGCACGCCCCGGAACGCGTCCTTCCTGGCCGTATCATGATTGAGATGCGTGCGAACGATCGCATTGTTGGTGGTATGACCCCGGAAGCTACCAAGCGTGCGGCAGAGGTTTACCGCTCCTTCACGGAGGGCGAGGTTGCCGAAACGGATGCCCGCACTGCTGAGATGAGCAAGCTTACCGAGAACGCCTTCCGTGATGTCAACATTGCGTTTGCGAACGAGCTCTCCCTGATTGCGGACGAGCAGGGGATCGACGTGTGGGAGCTGATTTCGCTTGCGAACCGCCACCCGCGCGTGAACATTTTGAACCCCGGCCCGGGCGTGGGCGGTCACTGCATCGCGGTGGATCCGTGGTTCATCGTTTCCACCTCGCCGTTTGCCAAGTTGATCAAGCAGGCCCGAGAAATCAATGATGGTAAGCCGGATTTCGTGATGGGCAAGCTCGAAGAAGCTGTTGCACAGAAGAAGGCGGAGAAGGGCACGGCAACGATCGCCCTGCTCGGCTTGGCTTTCAAGCCGAATATCGACGATCTTCGAGAATCTCCTGCGATGGCGATTGCGCAGCGCGTGGCTGCAGAGTACCCGGAAGATCGGGTGCTAGTTGTCGAGCCGTTCGTTCCGGAAATCCCAGCGAAGATCGCGAACTTCCGCAACGTGGAATACGTTGATGCGCACACGGCCGTCCAGCAGGCGGATGTTGTGGTTGAGCTCGTGGCCCACGATCAGTTCAAGGATCTCAAGGGTTCCATCCCAGATTCGGTCGCAGTGATCGACACCACCGGTTTGTGGCGCTAA
- a CDS encoding CDP-glycerol glycerophosphotransferase family protein: MSEVFFVDLVEVAAGNWAIHVVTPQPPSECELGIDGVFAPLTDFCVASAGRFRALGGAGAVNSALLVVPGNSSTLQLRISGSHDVGRLELRGAAAMSSRRFAYKRIGGRVIAKTNPTTLTFSSGTRAAVLASLRWNTALAASVVKSALPARIFFYRVLAPLARVLHQRTWLISDSPNKAGDNGEALFRHLAAHPSPDVVPVFAIANAAERARLAEFGKVVDPASLPGKFAALGARVVASSQAGPYVIDPLGDHGVYRDLYPWRFVFLQHGVLFHDLSAVLGRYVKRIDLVVASGDAEARALASSYGYQPGQVALTGMPRMDRLENRAERVVLVAPTWRTNLAGVCADEFRSSQYCQFWNAFLSDRALLAGLREAGYRIEFLLHPSLANYTHEFSGNDVVTVSTPPHDYPGAFECCALLVTDYSSVAYDVAYLDKPVVYAQFDVETFYEGQTYERGDDDTRETGFGPVAGTLEETRDAVLAMIGEDALPTLGDEFRARRDAAFAHVDRNNSARVVKSIRSMLSD, encoded by the coding sequence ATGAGCGAGGTATTCTTCGTTGATCTCGTCGAGGTAGCTGCTGGGAACTGGGCGATTCATGTGGTCACGCCTCAGCCTCCCAGCGAGTGTGAGCTGGGCATCGACGGAGTGTTCGCCCCGCTCACGGATTTCTGTGTTGCTTCTGCCGGTCGTTTCCGCGCGCTGGGCGGTGCCGGCGCAGTGAATTCTGCATTACTCGTTGTCCCCGGTAACTCTTCGACCCTCCAACTGCGAATATCGGGCTCGCACGACGTCGGCCGGCTCGAGCTTCGCGGTGCTGCTGCGATGTCGTCGCGACGGTTCGCTTACAAACGTATCGGTGGGCGCGTGATTGCGAAAACGAACCCGACCACGCTTACTTTCTCTAGCGGAACGCGAGCCGCCGTGCTCGCGAGCCTGCGGTGGAACACGGCGCTCGCAGCGTCTGTTGTCAAAAGCGCGCTACCTGCTCGCATTTTTTTCTACCGTGTGCTCGCCCCGCTCGCCCGAGTGCTCCACCAACGCACCTGGCTGATTTCGGACTCGCCGAACAAAGCGGGCGACAACGGCGAGGCTCTTTTCCGGCACCTCGCCGCTCACCCGAGCCCCGACGTCGTGCCCGTCTTCGCGATCGCGAATGCCGCCGAACGCGCACGGCTTGCCGAGTTTGGAAAAGTCGTCGATCCTGCGTCATTACCCGGAAAGTTCGCCGCACTTGGAGCGCGCGTCGTGGCATCCTCGCAAGCCGGCCCCTACGTAATCGATCCGCTTGGCGACCACGGAGTCTACCGTGATCTTTACCCGTGGCGATTTGTTTTCCTCCAGCACGGAGTACTTTTCCACGACCTATCCGCAGTACTGGGACGATATGTGAAACGTATCGATCTCGTGGTCGCCTCCGGCGACGCCGAAGCGCGTGCCCTCGCCTCCAGCTACGGGTACCAGCCGGGCCAGGTCGCGCTCACGGGTATGCCCCGCATGGACCGGCTCGAAAACAGGGCCGAACGCGTGGTCCTCGTCGCGCCGACGTGGCGCACCAATCTTGCCGGCGTCTGCGCCGACGAATTCCGTTCATCGCAGTACTGTCAGTTTTGGAACGCGTTCCTTTCCGACCGTGCCCTCCTCGCTGGACTGCGCGAGGCGGGGTATCGAATCGAGTTCCTCCTGCATCCCTCGCTCGCCAACTACACTCACGAGTTCTCCGGCAACGACGTCGTCACAGTTTCGACTCCTCCCCACGACTACCCTGGGGCTTTCGAGTGTTGCGCACTGCTCGTCACCGACTACTCCTCCGTCGCCTACGACGTCGCTTACCTGGACAAACCCGTGGTGTACGCGCAGTTCGACGTGGAAACTTTTTACGAGGGGCAAACCTACGAGCGTGGCGATGACGACACGCGAGAAACCGGGTTCGGACCAGTTGCTGGCACACTTGAAGAAACACGCGATGCCGTACTCGCCATGATTGGCGAAGATGCGCTGCCCACTCTCGGTGATGAGTTCCGCGCCCGCCGCGACGCCGCCTTCGCGCACGTCGATCGCAATAACTCAGCGCGGGTGGTCAAATCGATCCGATCCATGCTCAGCGACTAG